One segment of bacterium DNA contains the following:
- a CDS encoding IS1595 family transposase, giving the protein MTDRYPRPPKNIMEFARRFATDERCAEYLLELRHPDGYVCPKCGSTKAWSVAEKPGMMICDRDHKISVTAGTAMHRTKLPLHLWFYAAWLLATLKPGISAVQLQRQLGISRLETAWTLLHKLRAAMYAPGRERLSSFCSKDYHTDHWVEVDEVYVGGEEEGTEHRGRGAETKSLVVVAVEVHKWQGDAEEQDDERGVAKKRKERKGKQAFHTKAGRIRIQVIPDAKGVTLDKFINENVVEGSNIWTDGHLGYKKSETLYPRRITVARTSDDPLPTLGRVTTNLKRWLIGTHKGAVQPQHLQAYLNEFVFRFNRREMPWVAFNRALGLAALTRPAVEYEGLYKHTWRHPVASHAPRQVSSHPGWHGAPLGGPVRNAPHALGRSTGQKKEKNL; this is encoded by the coding sequence GATCGCTATCCGAGGCCTCCGAAGAACATCATGGAGTTCGCGCGCCGTTTCGCGACCGACGAACGCTGCGCCGAGTACCTCCTTGAGCTGCGTCACCCCGATGGCTACGTGTGCCCCAAGTGCGGCAGCACGAAGGCGTGGTCCGTGGCTGAGAAACCCGGGATGATGATCTGCGACAGGGACCACAAGATCAGCGTAACGGCTGGCACGGCCATGCACCGAACGAAGTTGCCCCTGCACCTCTGGTTCTACGCCGCGTGGCTGCTGGCCACGCTCAAGCCGGGCATCTCAGCAGTCCAGTTGCAGCGCCAGCTCGGCATCAGTCGCTTGGAGACGGCTTGGACGTTGTTGCACAAGCTACGCGCAGCTATGTACGCCCCGGGGCGCGAGCGGTTGTCGTCGTTCTGCTCGAAGGACTACCACACCGACCACTGGGTGGAGGTCGATGAGGTCTACGTCGGAGGAGAGGAGGAGGGCACCGAGCACCGCGGGCGTGGCGCTGAGACGAAGTCGCTCGTCGTCGTCGCTGTCGAGGTCCACAAGTGGCAGGGGGACGCCGAAGAGCAGGACGACGAGCGCGGCGTTGCCAAGAAGCGCAAGGAACGTAAGGGGAAGCAGGCGTTTCATACCAAGGCGGGCAGGATCAGGATCCAAGTCATCCCGGACGCCAAGGGCGTCACGCTCGACAAGTTCATCAACGAGAACGTCGTGGAGGGGTCGAACATCTGGACCGACGGCCATCTGGGCTACAAGAAGTCAGAGACCCTCTACCCCCGGCGCATCACCGTTGCCCGAACCAGCGACGATCCGCTGCCCACGCTCGGCCGCGTCACGACGAACCTGAAGCGCTGGCTGATAGGCACCCACAAGGGCGCCGTGCAGCCGCAGCACCTTCAAGCCTACCTCAACGAGTTCGTGTTCCGCTTCAACCGGCGCGAGATGCCGTGGGTGGCCTTCAATCGCGCCCTCGGCCTCGCGGCCCTCACCCGCCCGGCCGTCGAGTACGAGGGCCTCTACAAGCACACCTGGCGGCACCCTGTTGCGTCTCACGCCCCACGACAGGTCTCGTCTCACCCAGGTTGGCACGGCGCGCCTCTGGGCGGACCGGTCCGGAACGCTCCGCATGCCCTTGGAAGGTCAACTGGTCAGAAGAAGGAAAAGAACCTTTAA